The genomic DNA GGAGACATGAAGATGTCAGAACCCAAACAGAGAGGCAGATGACCTAGAAGGAAATCGTAACACGCACTGTCCTTTTATGTGTCAAACAACAACTCAAGGTCCAACGACGTCAGGCCATATTTTGTGGTGTAGGTTCTCCATGTTTTGAAAAACCTTTGGTAGTCTTGGGTCTGTATTTACTTGTAATCCTAAAGAAGTAAACCAAGGCAAAGGTCAATAACGGTCAATAAATGTTAACATGGGTAAGGATTACAGGTTGTCCTTCACTAGTGTTTTACTGTAGTTCATTTGCGAATAtaccagtttaaaaaaaaagattatttattGGGTATGTTCACTCcagcatttgaaaaaagcaTGTAATGTGCTTATGGTGTTATAATATATACATGAAAAGTTTATTTGGATAAcagtttgttttctattttgttattttattgtttattagatgttgtggcttttgttttttaaattttctatAGGGAGGTGGTGatggcgagtgtgtgtgtgtgtgtgtgtgtgtctgtgtgtgtgggggcgtGGGGGGGGTTCGGACGGGAAGGTGATGTGTTCATGTCgtgagttgtatgttttgtttttgaatttttttttgaattataatttatataattcTTGTACCAATAAATACCCCCAAAAAGGGGGGAGGGGTGTTATGTAATCTGTGTCAGTGACCAGTGGGATTGGCAGCAAAATTTAGTTTCTTCTTGTGTAAGACTCCCTGCAAGCTTTTGACAACAATCTAGGGGCAGGGTCCAGGTGAGCAGCCAGACGGgaaccagacagacacacacacacacacacacacacacacacacacacacacacacacacacacacacacacacacacacacacacacacactcggccTTGGCTGACTTCATTACAGTGAAGTCAGCCAAGGGGAAGCCAGTTGGCCAGTTggcctgttttttttactgattcCCAGAGACTGTGTTCATTCTTATGAACAGTGGTTGttctgcatacacacacacacacacacacagagcgagagGCAAACTGGGAACAAGGAAGACACAGGGAAGAGTGGGAAACAAAGGGAAACAcatggagagagacaggtgcACGGCCATAACAGTGACTTTGTGTCCTTAAATGCATGAGTTGTAACAGCTACGTACTTACTCTATGTTAACAAccgacacacaaaaacaagttaTCTAGCCTTTCTCACAGTGACTTTTGGGTTCAGCTGCTCCGATTTAGCTGTCTTCATTTATTTGATGGATTGAAGCAAGTTGTAGGCTGTCGACTgggagattttcttttttacatatgGTAAGGAAGAAACACAACATGATCATCATATAACATAGTTATTATAGTAAAGTTAGTATAGTAAAATCAGCTTACATTAAAGTGCTACTTATATGTTAAGGTGATAACCAGCCATTTTGTAAACCTAATTGTACTTGTGATACTTTAATAACATTTAGCTGCAAACTTAGATTATTTTAATGGACCTAaaactttaacccttgtgttgtcttcccgtcaaccaatcttttttttcgacgtttttttccagtttgtttttgttttttccaacgttttaaattgtaaaatctttcttctacacattttcagcgcttactTCTACATCccattttttctgatataaaacaaaaattaaaaacgggccaatgtgacccgaagtcaccACAAGGGTTAAGTGAAGTGAAGGactttacactgtggtattgatATGTTTTCTTACAGTAagttaaggatctgaatacttcttccacaaaTGGCAGAATGTACTGTGTGTTTTCTGCCATTTCACACTTGAATGTGTGTCCATCGCTGCTGAATGTCTCGTTCCGTTTCACATTTAATACAGCACATCGATTACAGTCCAGGTGACAATCCtcgtgattgtgtgtgtgtgtgtgtgtgtgtgtgtgtgtgtgtgtgtgtgtgtgtgtgtgtgtgtgtgcatgcgtgcgtgtgtgcgtgcgtacgtgcgtgcatgtgtatgtaataTCCCAAAAGTACAATGCAGAGTTTTTTATTTATGACTTTCTGGATTGTAATCTGACTCATTCCGAACACACACTCCAATGGGTGTGTCAATGAACAATCAAGTACACTGGCAAcaataagaaaaacacacatccGGATACAATCGAATGATAATACATCTTAAACACACAAAGGGGACTGTAAACATTGGGAAAGAAGTGTTGTTGGCCTCCTTCATACAGCATGTATCCATCACATCCTTGTTAGTGTCTTTCAAATTCTGTCAATGCAGTTAAtgtcaaaataatattttagtaGCTTCTGCTCAGCACACAGATGATTTGGAGCTTTCTTAGTTGGCTTGTTACTTTGAAAAGTCATATATCAAACCTCAACCAGGTTTTACATGTCGAGTAAAAACATAAGCACATGAGCTGCAAATTCTTCCTTTCTAAGGACTTCTAAGGACAGTTTTAAAAGTACTTAAATAGATATACATAATTGTTATGGGCAAAACATACTTATCAAAAGAGTACATTTCAAATTTTATACTTGATTATTATTGATTCATGTTGGGCAGtttaatgtataaaaaaagcattgtttaacaatgcatcatattttgttGATTCAagaaatctgcaaagtaactaactGTGAGACACATGTAGTGGAGAAGAAAGTTCAATATTTCACAGGAAAATGTAAAGGAGTAAAAGTTTCAAGATACATAAAATGGATATAGAcaagtagagctgcaactaacaattattttcattgttgattaatcaattagttgttggtctataaaatttcagaaaatggtgaaaaatttCGATCAGTGTTTTCCGAAGcacaagatgacgtcctcaaatgtccacaactcaaagatattcggtttcctgtcacagaggagtgaagaatttaagaagctggaatcagagatttttttaacttctctttgaaaacatttactcaaaccgattaatcgattatcaaaaatagttggtgattaatttaaaatttgacaactaatcgattaatctttgcagctctgtaCTCAAGAAAGTAACTCACAATTGCACTCTAGTAGCGTACTTGGTTACCGGTATAAAGATGTTTAAAAGTCAGCATGTGTTGACGACGTATGGGCTCAATCATATATTAAACTCAACAACTGAGGTTGAGAAGAACAAGAATCACACGGACACGTGAGGTTCAAAACAAAACCCGAGTCATGCTGATAATACACATCTTATCTGGGAAAATACCTGGACTGTTAATCAATAGGGGAAAGCAGGATGTGAAGTGGTTGTTGGGAAAAAGGAGGGGAGTGAATGGGGTGGGGGGTGTCGATCATATATTTCCTCTTCTAAGTCGCATGCTATTTTGAAGGTGTGTCCACCCAGCCAATGAGGGTGCAGCATCCACATGCGTCATTTTGAACAGTGGAGGAGCGAAGGGGGCGGGGGGCTATGTGCCTATAATAAACCCAGCCACAGCGCCTTTTCTCCACAGACAAGTTGGAAGAACTGAAGACTTTAACAGGACTCCAAACCAGAGAAACTCaacagaagattttttttttaaagctttcttGTCTATTATATCTTATATTTTTAACAGCTGGCCTCTAATTCAAAGTTTTTGCTGCTTTGGAACTTGATTTTCTGCGCTAAAAAGTGcagattttgtcatttttcttaTCTGATCAGACTCTTATTTAATCCTTCGCAATGTTTCCAGAGACAAAAAATGGGTGAGTACACTTttgaacatactgtactttCCGATTTCCTCTTCCCAAGCTGCTGAACACGTGGCCCCTTTCATGGGCAGCTCGGGACTGTGGGTAAAAAATATACTAGGAATGTTTGGCTTGGGGccaaaaatatactgtatatgtgcacaTGATCTGTGGGCAGCAAAAGAAAAGTCATTCATTTATTCCTGAGGGAGTCCTACATGGTATTAAACTGCGTTTTACACTTTATGTGAACTTTATGGCACATTCTTGATGATTAGGCCATTAGTAATACCAATATTCTTCATTAAGACTGCTCTGTGGCAGTAGGTGGCAACTTTATTTCAACTTTAAAGCGTTTTTAAGGTTTTAATAAAGCACTACAGGGCTTGCTTTGCAGTTTCagagtgtatttatttatagcaCAGTCTTGTGTATCCATTGATGCATGCTTGAGTAAAGGTGAAAGCAGTGTATCGTTGAAAGGAAATACTCAAATTGTCAAATTAAAGGAATCAGTGAGTGTAATCAACTCAGCAAACAAAACTGCGTGTGCGTGTCACCACTGAAGTGCATGAGAGGCGTGATACTGCTGTGACtgcaggaatgtgtgtgtgagagtaagagtgtgtgtctctTCAAGTCATATCCTTATAAGTAGCAGTTCTCAGATCAGGCCTGCTGCCCAGAAAATCCTGTAATCTGATTATAACGACCGTGTCACATGCTACTTAATGTATCAGGAAGCAAAGAGAGGTTAATAAGGGCATTTTGCAGTCAACCTGACCTCCGACCCTCTTTTCATGACATCCAGCTACACCTATGAGGACTGCAAGGCCactgctgattggctgctggCCCAGACAGACGTCCGACCCAAAGTGGGCATCGTGTGCGGCTCGGGGCTCGGAGGGCTGGCTGACATGTTAAAGGACCAGGTAGCCTTCAACTACAAGGACATCCCCAACTTTCCACAGAGCACTGGTGAGTTTAACTACAAAAGTTGCTGACTGGTTTCCCATTTGCTTTTCATATTTACTGACTGGTTTGTGCCTTTTGTTCTCCTGCAGTGCACGGACATGCAGGTCGGCTGGTGTTCGGCACCTTAAAAGGGAGGCcgtgtgtttgcatgcaggGGCGCTTCCACTTGTATGAGGGCTACTCAATCCAGAAGGTGTGTGTGCTGCAACAAGTTTTAGAGTGCATTTGTACACTTTGGGATGAAATGTGCAGCCTTTAAAGAATGCTGCTGTGCTGAAAGATCCTTTAAAGCAACGTCCCCTCTGAATGGttatatgatgtataacatatatttatgtgtatttatttatatttgtgtgtgtgtgtttccagatcACGCTGCCCATACGCATCTTCAAGCTGCTCGGTGTGGAGACGGTGATGCTGACCAACGCAGCCGGAGGCCTCAATCAGGACTTCAAAGTGGGAGACATCATGATCATCAAAGACCACCTCAACATGCCGGGCTTCGCTGGCAACAATCCGCTGTCTGGTCCCAACGATGAGAGGTAGGACGGGTTTCCTGCACCGGGGCATGTTGCAAATAGTTGCAATAGTTAAATCAGCAAAGAGAAAGTATCACTATGGAAATACTGATGGTCTTTCTGGCATAACCAGGCCTGTTAAACCTGTCTGCAGACATTCAGCAATATCTCTTCTGGCCTTTGCCCTAACTAAACCTTCCAACCCTCCCTCTACGTCTTCCTCTCGCAGGTTTGGTGTGCGTTTCCCCTGCATGTCCGACGCCTACGATAGAGAGCTGCAGCAGATGGCCATGGATGTGGGACAGGAGCTCGGCTACGGAGACTTCCTGAAGGAGGGCGTCTACTGCGTGCTGGGCGGACCCTCGTTCGAGACCGTTGCGGAGTCCCGTATGCTGCACAAACTGGGCGCTGATGCTGTTGGTGAGTAGTGTTGTTAATGGACTTAATTGTGATTATTAGCCACCAATAGAGAATATTTTAGTTACAGTACATGGGCAGCAATgatgtgtgaaaaatgtatctttaaaaCTGCAGTAAGTAGCAAAGATAAACATATTTATCACTTTTATATCTCCTGGTATATTTTATATTCGTcccaatgttttgttttgttttgaatgccATCTTTTCCTCGCCAGGCATGAGCACAGCCCCCGAGGTGATTGTGGCGCGTCACTGCGGCATGCGCGTCTTCGCCCTCTCCTTGATCACCAACCAGGCGGTGATGGAATATGACAGCGCAGAGAAGGCCAATCACGAGGAGGTCCTTCAGACGGGCAAGGAGCGAGCGGAGCAGCTGGAGCGGCTGGTTTCCACCATGGTGACCAAGATCGAGCACAACAACTAGGCCCAAGAGATGCCATGCTAGTCAGAAGCTAGCTTTTAGCATTGTAGTATGACTGACGAAGACTAAAAGTGGTTATGGTTTATATCTCATGCTATTGTGCCAAAGAAAAACCCACTTAGTTTATTATTTAGGCGAGCAGTTAAACTGTTTGTAGTTGTAGGTCAAAAGATGATACTATAGTAGTCTTCTAAAGAATCTCACttatatacacaaatacatgaCAGACACATTTGTTGTCATGTCACTGTGCCCTATCTGACATTACATTCCTCTACCGAGCGGCTtcagacaaaaacatgtttttgcatCATTTAAAACGAGAAATATTTGTTGTAACTTAAAATATGTGATCAACTTGTATAAATGTCTGCAATTTAACTTAACAATGAGCAAAAATCTGCTGCAAAGATCTTAATAT from Sander vitreus isolate 19-12246 chromosome 19, sanVit1, whole genome shotgun sequence includes the following:
- the pnp5a gene encoding purine nucleoside phosphorylase 5a, giving the protein MFPETKNGYTYEDCKATADWLLAQTDVRPKVGIVCGSGLGGLADMLKDQVAFNYKDIPNFPQSTVHGHAGRLVFGTLKGRPCVCMQGRFHLYEGYSIQKITLPIRIFKLLGVETVMLTNAAGGLNQDFKVGDIMIIKDHLNMPGFAGNNPLSGPNDERFGVRFPCMSDAYDRELQQMAMDVGQELGYGDFLKEGVYCVLGGPSFETVAESRMLHKLGADAVGMSTAPEVIVARHCGMRVFALSLITNQAVMEYDSAEKANHEEVLQTGKERAEQLERLVSTMVTKIEHNN